A section of the Roseivirga sp. BDSF3-8 genome encodes:
- a CDS encoding thioredoxin domain-containing protein — translation MSTRRWIKQKDKDHNSVAVMQNLLRALNVKVTDQTVEDVLKENPDYPSLASLSDGLNDWRIENLAVRLDAEDLVDVTFPVIAHLRPLPKTPEEMEAEQQEGPACGLDDEVETPRFVMVSDMDDTQATYLDTNSGWVTEERDVFLKKWTGIMLLVEKKPESGDPDYKQNALNEKLHKLKLPAVLSIAGLIILALVFTGISTQASLVTWLPLLATKLIGSTICILLLIQLVDKDNSLVNKVCNIGSGQTTPQQKPSSCGEGILESEAATLFGWLSMSELGAFYFLGGLLSIAIGLFSSVMTSVSYVLIGLNFLALPYTVFSIYYQKKHAQWCKLCVAVQVVLWIEFAAGALIWTEGAGTFNGYALAVVAQGFLLPVMIWMVFRSELGKEKQLKEFRRQLNIYKRNPAIIKDVLDKGRKLEEKRLPNDVVLGNADSPFSVTIFSNPFCGPCQKAHQLIDQLLDEFADGVRVVFRFSAQGSPRESIEQELERIQSEFDQAQDDIQKQKLKEWYGGDTREVWEKKIKENVAANEKLNSIALTLHALAYLGKTDTLHTAMSEWYNAEDKSNQAIDEWCKKYPVSRELLDQMKPALRDTREWASESGINGTPTVFVNDQELKNGLTYVPDLKYYIRAMEEEMEAKAAREEQGQNMPVIQPV, via the coding sequence ATGAGTACCCGGCGATGGATAAAGCAAAAAGATAAGGATCATAATAGCGTGGCAGTGATGCAAAACCTGCTACGCGCGCTGAATGTAAAGGTCACTGATCAAACTGTGGAGGATGTCCTGAAAGAAAACCCGGATTATCCCAGTCTGGCTTCTCTTTCCGACGGATTAAATGACTGGCGTATTGAAAACCTGGCGGTGCGCCTGGACGCCGAAGACCTCGTGGATGTTACCTTTCCCGTCATAGCCCACCTGCGTCCACTTCCAAAGACACCTGAAGAGATGGAGGCCGAACAGCAGGAAGGACCTGCCTGTGGCCTGGATGATGAAGTAGAAACACCCCGCTTTGTCATGGTGTCTGACATGGACGACACCCAGGCCACATACCTTGATACCAATAGTGGCTGGGTCACTGAAGAGAGGGACGTTTTCCTGAAAAAATGGACTGGCATCATGTTACTGGTAGAAAAGAAACCCGAGTCAGGTGATCCAGATTATAAGCAAAATGCCCTAAACGAAAAATTACACAAACTGAAGCTGCCGGCTGTACTATCAATTGCTGGCCTGATTATACTAGCCTTGGTTTTTACGGGAATAAGTACCCAGGCAAGTCTTGTTACCTGGCTGCCTCTTTTAGCGACCAAGCTAATAGGGTCTACCATATGCATACTGTTACTGATCCAGTTAGTAGACAAGGATAACTCACTGGTAAATAAAGTCTGTAATATAGGATCCGGCCAGACTACACCTCAGCAAAAGCCCAGCAGTTGCGGGGAGGGTATTTTAGAATCAGAAGCGGCTACCCTTTTCGGATGGCTCAGCATGTCAGAGCTAGGTGCCTTTTACTTCCTGGGAGGCCTGCTGTCTATTGCTATTGGTTTGTTTTCCAGCGTAATGACCAGCGTATCTTATGTGTTGATTGGCCTTAACTTCCTAGCACTACCCTATACGGTGTTCTCTATCTATTACCAGAAAAAACATGCCCAGTGGTGTAAACTATGTGTGGCCGTTCAGGTGGTTCTATGGATAGAGTTTGCCGCCGGAGCACTCATATGGACAGAAGGTGCAGGCACGTTTAATGGTTATGCATTGGCTGTAGTGGCCCAGGGTTTCTTATTACCGGTAATGATCTGGATGGTTTTCAGGTCAGAGCTTGGCAAAGAAAAGCAACTGAAAGAATTTCGCAGGCAGCTCAATATTTATAAAAGAAATCCTGCCATTATTAAAGATGTACTGGACAAAGGGCGAAAGCTGGAAGAGAAAAGACTGCCAAACGATGTGGTCCTGGGTAATGCCGACTCTCCGTTCTCAGTCACTATTTTCTCTAACCCCTTTTGCGGCCCCTGTCAGAAGGCTCATCAGCTAATCGATCAGCTTCTGGATGAGTTTGCAGATGGTGTTCGCGTAGTCTTCCGTTTTAGTGCCCAGGGCAGCCCCAGAGAAAGTATAGAGCAGGAGCTGGAGAGAATTCAGTCAGAGTTTGATCAGGCACAGGATGATATTCAAAAGCAGAAACTGAAAGAATGGTATGGAGGAGACACCCGTGAAGTCTGGGAGAAGAAAATAAAAGAAAATGTCGCAGCTAATGAGAAGCTAAATTCCATTGCTCTCACTCTGCATGCATTGGCTTACCTGGGTAAAACAGATACGCTGCATACGGCGATGTCCGAATGGTACAATGCCGAAGATAAATCTAACCAGGCCATAGATGAGTGGTGTAAAAAGTATCCTGTGTCCCGGGAGCTGCTGGATCAAATGAAGCCTGCCCTCAGAGATACCCGGGAGTGGGCCTCTGAATCAGGTATAAATGGAACCCCAACAGTGTTTGTCAATGATCAGGAGCTTAAAAATGGTCTTACTTATGTGCCGGATCTGAAATACTATATCCGCGCCATGGAAGAAGAGATGGAAGCTAAAGCTGCCCGGGAAGAACAAGGACAGAATATGCCGGTCATTCAGCCAGTATAA
- a CDS encoding peptidase domain-containing ABC transporter, which translates to MFGRLKKFPNYKQADSNDCGPTCLRMVAKHYGKDLSGPAIRKLVYRGSQGANLLNLSDSADTLGFRTMMVKCSIEMMEAEKPTPFIAHWNQNHYVVVYKIKNGKFYISDPNGERGVLDKEAFRKSWCSARTDGEDEGIALLFETTPKFYTFEVEEEEEGVNLKFYLKYIIPHWKLILQLAIGLGLGSIFSLITPFLTQAMVDQGIQNNDMNFVYVVLIAQVMMFLGTTTIELIRSWVMLHMSTRINISVLSDFLVKLMKLPLGFFDAKNLGDIMQRMGDHSRIESFLTSQSLSIVFSLLNLVVYSFVMFTYSIEMYGIFVISSVLYFLWVIAFLKKRKELDYKNFGESANNQNATVGLIQGMQEIKLHTCEKQRRWEWERVQIRLFKLSIKSLILEQFQGTGSSFISHLKTIVISFWAAKEVIEGNMTLGMMMAATQILGQLDGPINQFVGFIQQAQDAKISLERLGEIHNRKDEDADSMENSSFTIPENQGIEVKNLSFRYGDPTGLWVLDNLSMTIPYGKTTAIVGESGSGKTTLMKLLLRFYEPEKGEILLGNTNLQHLNAREWRKRCGAVLQEGHIFSDTIARNIAIADENPDVKRLMDAADTANARMFIENMPLNYNTKIGAEGKDLSTGQKQRLRIARAVYKNPEYIFFDEASSSLDANNEREITEKIARFNRNRTAVIIAHRLSTVRHADNIVVLQKGRIAEQGTHEELTAKRGLYFDLVKNQLELAT; encoded by the coding sequence ATGTTTGGAAGACTAAAAAAATTCCCGAATTATAAGCAGGCAGATTCAAATGATTGTGGACCTACGTGTTTGCGAATGGTGGCAAAACACTATGGCAAAGACCTCTCCGGACCTGCCATTCGCAAGCTTGTGTATCGTGGAAGCCAGGGGGCCAACCTGCTGAACTTGAGTGACTCAGCCGATACACTGGGGTTCCGAACCATGATGGTGAAGTGCTCCATAGAGATGATGGAGGCGGAAAAGCCTACGCCTTTCATTGCGCACTGGAATCAGAACCATTATGTGGTAGTATATAAAATTAAAAACGGTAAGTTCTATATCTCTGACCCCAACGGAGAAAGAGGGGTGCTGGACAAAGAGGCCTTTCGTAAATCCTGGTGTAGTGCCAGAACGGACGGAGAGGATGAGGGGATAGCCTTATTGTTCGAAACTACCCCTAAGTTCTACACCTTTGAGGTGGAAGAGGAGGAGGAAGGTGTCAACCTCAAATTTTACCTGAAATATATCATTCCTCATTGGAAGCTCATACTACAACTGGCCATAGGGCTTGGGCTGGGGAGTATTTTTTCCCTCATAACACCCTTTCTGACCCAGGCGATGGTAGACCAGGGTATTCAAAATAATGACATGAACTTCGTATATGTGGTACTGATAGCCCAGGTGATGATGTTTCTGGGTACTACCACCATAGAGCTTATAAGGAGTTGGGTAATGCTGCATATGAGCACCCGCATTAATATCTCTGTTTTATCGGACTTTCTGGTAAAGCTAATGAAGCTTCCGCTAGGCTTTTTTGATGCGAAGAATTTAGGAGATATCATGCAGCGAATGGGGGACCACTCACGTATAGAATCTTTCCTTACCTCCCAGTCTCTCTCTATTGTCTTTTCGCTATTAAACCTGGTGGTGTACAGCTTTGTGATGTTTACCTACAGCATAGAAATGTATGGTATTTTCGTTATCTCCAGTGTGTTGTATTTCCTGTGGGTAATAGCCTTTTTAAAGAAGCGTAAAGAGCTGGACTATAAGAACTTTGGTGAATCTGCTAACAATCAGAATGCCACTGTGGGGCTCATACAGGGCATGCAGGAAATTAAGCTGCATACCTGTGAAAAACAACGGCGCTGGGAGTGGGAGAGGGTGCAGATACGGTTGTTTAAGCTAAGCATTAAAAGCTTGATTCTGGAGCAATTTCAAGGCACCGGCAGCTCTTTCATCAGTCACCTGAAAACCATTGTCATCTCATTTTGGGCTGCCAAGGAAGTGATTGAAGGCAATATGACCTTAGGTATGATGATGGCCGCCACGCAGATACTTGGTCAGTTGGATGGGCCTATCAATCAATTTGTCGGCTTTATACAGCAGGCCCAGGATGCAAAAATAAGCCTGGAGCGTCTGGGAGAAATTCATAACAGAAAAGATGAAGATGCGGATAGTATGGAAAATTCATCTTTCACGATTCCTGAAAATCAGGGTATTGAGGTAAAAAACCTGAGCTTTCGCTATGGAGATCCCACAGGCTTATGGGTATTGGATAATCTGAGCATGACCATTCCTTATGGCAAGACCACTGCGATAGTGGGCGAAAGCGGAAGTGGTAAGACTACCCTTATGAAGCTATTATTACGGTTTTATGAACCGGAGAAGGGTGAGATACTACTGGGAAATACAAACCTGCAACACCTGAATGCCCGGGAATGGCGGAAGCGTTGCGGAGCCGTACTGCAGGAAGGTCACATATTTTCGGATACCATAGCACGAAATATTGCCATTGCTGATGAAAACCCGGACGTAAAACGCTTGATGGATGCTGCTGATACGGCTAATGCCCGGATGTTTATTGAAAACATGCCCCTTAACTATAATACCAAAATCGGGGCCGAAGGCAAAGACCTGAGCACAGGGCAGAAACAACGCCTGCGTATTGCAAGGGCAGTTTATAAAAACCCTGAATACATATTCTTCGATGAAGCCAGCAGTTCGCTGGATGCTAATAACGAGCGCGAAATTACTGAAAAGATTGCGCGCTTTAACCGGAACAGAACGGCTGTCATCATTGCCCACAGGCTCAGTACCGTTCGCCATGCGGATAATATAGTGGTATTGCAGAAAGGCCGGATTGCAGAACAAGGGACCCATGAAGAACTTACTGCTAAAAGGGGCCTTTACTTTGATCTGGTAAAGAACCAGCTAGAGCTAGCAACCTGA
- a CDS encoding TolC family protein, with amino-acid sequence MSKLGYTLFTIIYLTAFPLMAQEDIWTFADCIAYARQHNMQIQDNTFAERSAELEIYYAKKAFVPTITLGTSVNVGIGRTIDPFTNQFTTEPVVSNSWNANARLTVFNGLQLHANLKKARLSQQTTQLSSQQTNRDLEIQIANAYLQILFNKEQLTNSQKQLRLSKAEVDRTYKLIGAGRLPESKIYELQVQVTNSEVQTVAAENNLLIAKLALKQLLGLPAEKSIDVEFPTIAEPDSSFLFFSFDELAKLASVQPEAQISSIDIQKAEIDLRQAKRAYLPNLSISYGVGTLYSSQARSVVPGDGEPQTIITPIGFVSSDGGQTSEGTVYQENVIGPQLIAVQVPYEEQFRDNINQSTNLNFSIPFLSSATSLKQGLRNSRLALEKAKMKAFNQQNQLKQTLYQKFVEAQAAFQTYKINQKKHAIQQVAYAHAESKYQKGQINAFEYTTEKNNLWNSENELLRSRYDAVLKIKILKYYMGEELSF; translated from the coding sequence ATGAGCAAGTTGGGTTATACTCTGTTTACAATTATTTATTTGACTGCCTTTCCTCTAATGGCTCAGGAGGATATATGGACTTTTGCAGACTGTATTGCCTATGCCAGGCAGCATAATATGCAGATCCAGGATAACACGTTTGCTGAACGTTCTGCAGAGTTAGAGATTTATTACGCTAAAAAGGCTTTTGTTCCCACCATTACATTAGGTACCTCAGTGAATGTTGGTATCGGCCGTACGATCGATCCTTTTACTAACCAATTTACCACTGAGCCTGTAGTTTCTAACTCCTGGAATGCCAATGCAAGGCTTACGGTATTTAACGGGCTTCAATTGCATGCTAATTTAAAAAAGGCCAGGCTCTCTCAACAAACGACTCAGCTTTCCTCACAGCAGACTAACCGTGACCTGGAAATACAGATAGCTAATGCCTATCTGCAAATTTTATTTAATAAAGAACAACTGACAAACAGCCAGAAACAACTACGGCTTAGTAAAGCCGAAGTGGATCGTACGTATAAACTCATAGGGGCAGGCCGCCTGCCAGAATCAAAGATTTATGAACTGCAGGTACAGGTGACAAACTCTGAAGTGCAGACGGTGGCGGCTGAGAATAACTTATTAATAGCCAAACTAGCTTTAAAGCAATTACTCGGTCTGCCTGCTGAAAAATCAATAGATGTGGAGTTTCCCACCATTGCGGAACCTGACAGTTCCTTTCTCTTCTTCTCCTTTGATGAGCTGGCTAAGCTAGCCTCGGTACAACCTGAGGCCCAAATCTCCAGCATTGATATTCAAAAGGCCGAAATCGACTTGCGGCAGGCTAAAAGAGCTTACCTGCCCAACTTATCTATTTCCTACGGTGTAGGAACACTCTATTCCAGCCAGGCCCGGTCAGTTGTGCCAGGAGATGGTGAACCTCAAACGATCATTACTCCGATAGGGTTCGTATCCTCCGATGGGGGGCAGACAAGTGAAGGTACGGTGTATCAGGAGAACGTAATAGGGCCTCAGTTAATAGCTGTGCAGGTTCCCTATGAAGAGCAATTCAGGGATAACATCAACCAGTCTACCAATCTCAATTTCAGCATTCCCTTTCTGAGTTCTGCTACTAGCCTGAAACAGGGCTTACGCAACTCCCGTCTGGCGTTAGAAAAGGCCAAAATGAAAGCTTTCAATCAACAGAATCAACTGAAGCAGACGCTGTATCAGAAATTTGTGGAAGCACAGGCTGCCTTTCAAACTTATAAGATCAATCAGAAGAAGCATGCTATACAGCAGGTAGCTTATGCTCATGCGGAAAGTAAATATCAGAAGGGGCAGATCAATGCGTTTGAGTACACCACGGAAAAAAACAACCTGTGGAACAGTGAGAATGAGCTGCTTCGCAGCAGGTACGACGCAGTACTAAAGATTAAGATACTGAAATACTACATGGGTGAGGAGCTGAGCTTTTAG
- a CDS encoding type II toxin-antitoxin system ParD family antitoxin: MARQSISFTDPNDEWLKSQVDSGEYASKSELVNDLIRQARKQQVQVNWLRAKLEKAEQSGFTEDSKQDILAQSKSRLNG; the protein is encoded by the coding sequence ATGGCAAGGCAAAGTATCTCCTTTACGGACCCCAACGATGAATGGCTAAAAAGCCAGGTGGATAGTGGCGAATATGCCAGTAAAAGCGAACTTGTCAATGACCTGATCAGACAGGCTCGAAAACAACAGGTTCAGGTAAATTGGCTCAGGGCTAAACTGGAGAAGGCGGAACAAAGCGGTTTTACAGAAGACAGCAAACAGGATATCCTTGCCCAATCCAAATCCAGGCTGAATGGCTGA
- a CDS encoding type II toxin-antitoxin system RelE/ParE family toxin produces the protein MADYKLANEAKEDLIRIHQYGARTFGMAQADRYFNKLFECFDKIAERPFSFESVETIRKGYRRCTCGSDSIYFKVSDLSVEIMAIVGRQDVGGIL, from the coding sequence ATGGCTGACTACAAATTAGCCAATGAAGCAAAGGAGGACTTAATAAGAATACATCAATACGGGGCCAGAACATTTGGCATGGCCCAGGCTGACAGGTACTTCAACAAACTCTTTGAGTGCTTTGATAAGATTGCCGAAAGGCCTTTCTCCTTTGAATCAGTTGAAACCATAAGAAAAGGCTACAGGCGCTGCACCTGTGGCTCCGATAGCATCTATTTCAAAGTGTCGGACCTAAGCGTAGAAATTATGGCTATAGTAGGTCGCCAGGATGTAGGGGGTATACTTTAA
- a CDS encoding phage exclusion protein Lit family protein: MKINRLSSSHAGNQPIRVLQHNVIFQFETTNPTFIELSKTVIKEKGLQAGIGYYINDKSILEKVDGHEQTPFVNEKGKIYVHETFLSYVWCVCYSMLILYEEAIAKTSQNQVSKTILHEIDTQKIDKAQELFDYAKSLIVSFIPWNKDTLPNPEEYSTDDALYIEKANGLFIYAMNFILCHEFAHIELDHIENKKQGQNTKADILKFEKEADSRAMELVLSGLTNKTKLSSEIGVLMGLCSMLFFKQKSETTTHPATDDRMHELIEKVNAVDSDPHWGIAVLAFKLWDNQFMKNFNWPKEVHNLKELYDKMREEIKKEKNSSLQRI, encoded by the coding sequence ATGAAAATAAATAGACTTTCTTCATCTCACGCGGGCAATCAACCTATAAGGGTCTTACAGCATAATGTGATATTTCAATTTGAGACTACAAACCCAACTTTCATTGAATTATCAAAAACAGTTATTAAGGAGAAAGGACTGCAGGCAGGAATTGGGTATTATATAAACGACAAATCAATTCTTGAAAAAGTTGATGGGCACGAGCAAACCCCTTTTGTAAATGAAAAGGGAAAAATATATGTCCATGAAACCTTCTTATCCTATGTATGGTGTGTTTGTTACTCAATGCTCATTCTATATGAAGAAGCTATCGCAAAAACCAGTCAGAACCAAGTTTCAAAAACAATCTTGCATGAAATTGACACTCAAAAAATTGATAAAGCACAAGAATTGTTTGACTATGCAAAATCGCTAATCGTTAGTTTCATTCCTTGGAATAAGGATACCTTGCCCAACCCTGAAGAATACTCAACAGATGATGCTTTATACATAGAAAAAGCAAACGGTCTATTTATCTATGCCATGAACTTTATTCTATGCCATGAATTTGCTCATATTGAACTTGACCATATAGAAAATAAAAAACAAGGACAAAACACAAAAGCCGACATACTCAAATTTGAAAAAGAAGCAGATTCAAGGGCAATGGAATTAGTTTTAAGTGGCTTAACAAACAAAACGAAACTATCATCTGAAATCGGAGTATTGATGGGACTTTGTAGTATGTTGTTTTTTAAACAGAAGTCTGAAACAACAACACACCCCGCAACTGACGACAGAATGCATGAACTAATTGAAAAAGTTAATGCAGTAGATTCAGACCCTCATTGGGGAATTGCTGTCCTTGCTTTCAAACTTTGGGATAATCAATTTATGAAAAACTTTAATTGGCCTAAAGAAGTACATAATCTGAAAGAACTTTACGACAAAATGCGTGAAGAAATAAAAAAAGAAAAAAACAGCAGCTTACAACGTATATAG
- a CDS encoding TIGR02556 family CRISPR-associated protein — translation MQDRAIAAIGRLQLKQKQNLEPWQLYAESIKPGQSHWMVTADFALQPDGTVEYATCDIYRASDDNYLEYGYRKGSARGGDITLTTKFGDFTKKMNTLVQNQLPALVAVAEKHAPKEVGLFRSLKKAFEEQQEAILAALQEKYDSLGDKTEQNKAGFTVRMVEPDGTLRPLTHYKTIQQQLEGHGLTGKYEKYSKKSLAKKKVCSVCREQKPEVYGFASPFKYATVDKPGFVSGYFDQRRNWANYPVCKDCALELEVGKTYVVNALQKRFHHRNFYMIPKAVMPMDEDTLSYAVDLVADMKDPEKEDNRVVTEDALAEVAKDEDNSFTLNLLFYEENQTTKAITIKLMLEEILPSRFRLMFNTVPNEINGHALYKNARYDTKKKTTSDLRFNFSHLYSLWRGNDYYAITQKVFMGEPIDRAEFFARVMHRIREQHANALTGKMHENTRTTVLKAHIVMRYLQKLGVLQDMVAETMNDSISTQYTMSEPKKRAFDMAKFKAFLEEKADFLTTKEHQGVFAVGVLIRLLINIQKRELNNTPFAKKFKGYHLNYQDIMRLYMDTLDKLNQYQHFYIYGELKEFIALNFSTNAKRLKTMDPNELSFYLVAGLELGQHFRTDPEEADTHEIETEIA, via the coding sequence ATGCAAGACCGAGCGATAGCGGCCATTGGCAGGCTGCAACTGAAACAGAAACAGAACCTGGAGCCCTGGCAGCTTTATGCGGAGAGTATAAAGCCGGGGCAAAGCCACTGGATGGTAACGGCGGACTTTGCGCTGCAGCCGGACGGGACGGTGGAGTATGCGACATGCGATATATACAGGGCCAGCGATGATAACTACCTGGAATACGGCTACCGCAAAGGCTCGGCACGGGGTGGCGACATTACGCTGACAACCAAGTTTGGGGACTTTACTAAAAAAATGAATACGCTGGTGCAAAACCAACTACCCGCACTGGTGGCGGTGGCGGAGAAACATGCGCCTAAGGAAGTGGGGCTATTTCGCAGCCTGAAAAAAGCCTTTGAGGAGCAGCAGGAGGCAATACTGGCGGCTTTGCAGGAGAAATATGACAGCCTTGGGGATAAAACGGAGCAGAACAAGGCGGGCTTTACCGTGCGGATGGTGGAACCGGACGGCACACTGAGGCCGCTGACGCACTACAAAACGATACAGCAGCAACTGGAGGGGCACGGCCTTACGGGCAAGTATGAGAAGTACAGCAAGAAGTCCCTGGCGAAAAAGAAGGTGTGCAGTGTGTGCCGGGAGCAAAAGCCCGAGGTGTATGGCTTTGCTTCGCCCTTTAAGTATGCCACGGTGGACAAGCCGGGCTTTGTGAGCGGCTACTTTGACCAGCGGCGCAACTGGGCAAACTACCCGGTGTGCAAGGACTGCGCGCTGGAACTGGAAGTAGGCAAAACGTATGTGGTAAATGCCCTGCAGAAGCGTTTTCACCATCGCAATTTTTATATGATACCAAAGGCGGTAATGCCCATGGACGAAGACACGCTTAGCTATGCGGTGGACCTGGTGGCAGATATGAAAGACCCGGAAAAGGAGGATAACAGGGTGGTGACGGAGGATGCTCTGGCGGAGGTGGCGAAGGATGAGGATAACAGCTTTACGCTGAACCTGCTCTTTTACGAAGAAAACCAGACGACGAAGGCGATTACGATAAAGCTGATGCTGGAGGAGATACTGCCCTCTCGCTTCCGGCTGATGTTTAATACAGTACCGAATGAAATTAATGGGCATGCACTCTACAAAAATGCCCGCTACGATACAAAGAAAAAGACGACGAGCGACCTGCGCTTTAACTTCAGTCACCTGTATAGCCTTTGGCGGGGCAATGACTACTACGCGATTACGCAGAAGGTATTTATGGGTGAACCGATAGACCGGGCGGAGTTTTTTGCGCGGGTGATGCACCGTATACGCGAGCAGCATGCCAATGCACTGACGGGTAAAATGCACGAAAACACGCGCACTACGGTGCTGAAGGCCCACATAGTAATGCGCTACCTGCAAAAGCTGGGGGTGCTGCAGGACATGGTGGCGGAAACAATGAACGACTCAATCTCTACACAATATACTATGAGCGAACCAAAGAAAAGGGCCTTTGACATGGCCAAATTCAAGGCTTTCCTGGAAGAAAAAGCAGACTTTCTGACCACTAAGGAGCACCAGGGTGTATTTGCGGTGGGCGTACTGATCCGCCTGCTGATCAACATACAGAAACGGGAGCTGAACAATACGCCGTTTGCCAAAAAGTTTAAGGGCTACCACCTGAACTACCAGGACATTATGCGGCTGTACATGGACACGCTGGATAAGCTGAACCAGTACCAGCACTTTTACATCTATGGGGAGCTGAAGGAATTTATTGCGCTGAACTTTTCTACGAATGCGAAGAGGCTGAAAACGATGGACCCGAACGAGCTATCCTTTTACCTGGTAGCGGGGCTGGAGCTGGGGCAGCACTTCCGCACCGATCCTGAAGAGGCAGACACACACGAAATAGAAACTGAAATCGCATAA
- the cas7b gene encoding type I-B CRISPR-associated protein Cas7/Csh2: MNTINNRTELLFLFEAENTNPNGDPMNENRPRYDAEDSTALVSDVRLKRTIRDYWLEYKGYNGENGKDIFVRETSYEGDKGEKFIVSGKRRAEKFKDSKDKVLEECLDVRVFGAVLPLKGDSLTFTGPVQFQMGRSLNKTEVTPEQGTGAFSSGDGKKQSTFRMEYKLPYALIGFNGIINEKAAQYTHMTEEDRALLMEGIWEGTKNLISRSKYGQFPLLMVAIHYKDSYQIGSLRQRLQVKSNEGVAEKMIRSTEDYTLDVSRLREAIREVADKIDHVEVRIDNRLQLVDGDEKIKWTSKNYQANEL, encoded by the coding sequence ATGAACACGATAAACAACCGCACAGAACTGCTATTTCTTTTTGAGGCAGAAAACACGAACCCGAACGGGGACCCGATGAACGAGAACCGCCCGCGCTACGATGCGGAGGACAGCACGGCACTGGTGAGCGATGTGCGCCTGAAGCGTACCATCCGCGACTACTGGCTGGAATACAAGGGCTACAACGGGGAGAATGGCAAGGACATATTTGTAAGAGAGACGAGCTATGAGGGGGATAAGGGCGAGAAGTTCATCGTATCCGGTAAGCGCCGGGCGGAGAAGTTTAAAGACAGTAAGGACAAGGTGCTGGAAGAGTGCCTGGACGTGCGGGTGTTTGGTGCGGTACTGCCGCTAAAGGGTGATAGCCTGACCTTTACCGGGCCGGTGCAGTTTCAGATGGGCCGCTCACTGAACAAAACGGAGGTAACACCAGAGCAGGGCACGGGTGCCTTTAGTAGCGGAGATGGCAAAAAGCAGAGCACTTTCCGTATGGAGTACAAGCTGCCCTATGCGCTGATTGGCTTTAACGGCATCATCAATGAAAAGGCGGCGCAGTATACGCACATGACGGAGGAGGACCGCGCGCTACTGATGGAGGGGATATGGGAAGGTACCAAAAACCTGATCTCCCGCTCGAAGTACGGGCAATTTCCGCTGCTGATGGTGGCCATACACTATAAAGACTCTTACCAGATAGGCAGCCTGCGCCAGCGGCTGCAGGTGAAAAGCAATGAAGGGGTAGCGGAAAAGATGATCCGCAGCACGGAGGACTATACGCTGGATGTGAGCCGCCTGCGTGAGGCGATCCGCGAAGTGGCGGACAAAATAGACCATGTGGAGGTGCGTATAGACAACCGCCTGCAACTGGTAGATGGTGATGAGAAAATAAAGTGGACAAGCAAAAACTACCAGGCGAATGAACTCTGA
- the cas5b gene encoding type I-B CRISPR-associated protein Cas5b, which translates to MNSEEVLAFTLRGEYGHFRKFNTTTSPLSYSLPGPTALAGLMGAVLGIEREDSGGKLPGGGEPLREAFSPKRCRWAVQVIHPVKKVYIGFNLINTKAFADYYNLDGRANKGRTQVEFELLKDLAYRIYLQWDHPRRDELAERLSVRRHHFTPYLGLSQFTAELDGEGTEKLKKVSGDDEFEACHSAINLSLLEGEGRLIDFGDEQHYHTDTLPLEMNLQREIGRYGEVLLETHGNPIKVKGAELYRTQTGQHIHFL; encoded by the coding sequence ATGAACTCTGAGGAAGTACTGGCATTCACCCTGCGCGGGGAATACGGGCACTTCCGCAAGTTTAACACCACCACCTCTCCGCTGAGCTACAGCCTGCCGGGGCCTACGGCTCTGGCGGGGCTGATGGGGGCGGTGCTGGGTATAGAGCGCGAAGACAGCGGGGGCAAGCTGCCGGGTGGTGGGGAGCCCTTACGCGAAGCCTTTTCGCCGAAGCGCTGTCGCTGGGCCGTGCAGGTCATTCATCCCGTAAAGAAAGTGTACATCGGCTTTAACCTGATCAATACCAAGGCCTTTGCCGACTACTACAACCTGGACGGCCGGGCGAACAAGGGCCGCACGCAGGTAGAGTTTGAACTGCTGAAAGACCTGGCCTACCGCATATACCTGCAGTGGGACCACCCCCGTCGCGATGAACTGGCGGAGCGGCTGTCTGTGCGCAGGCACCACTTTACGCCCTACCTGGGCCTGAGCCAGTTTACGGCTGAGCTGGACGGTGAGGGCACAGAAAAGCTAAAGAAGGTGAGCGGAGATGATGAGTTTGAAGCATGCCACTCGGCTATAAACCTGAGCCTGCTGGAAGGGGAAGGGAGGCTGATTGATTTTGGAGATGAGCAGCACTACCATACCGATACCCTGCCGCTGGAAATGAACCTGCAGCGCGAGATAGGCCGCTACGGCGAGGTACTGCTGGAAACGCACGGCAACCCCATAAAGGTAAAGGGCGCAGAACTCTACCGTACCCAGACCGGGCAGCATATTCATTTTTTATAA